From the genome of Bdellovibrionota bacterium:
GCTGAAGTTTTTCTTCAACTCCAGCATCAAGCGGGTGGAAGGGGCCGACGTCGCGTCCGAGGTCGTCAAAGAGAAAATCAAAACGATCGTGGTGGCGGAAGATCCTCGGCGCCCCTACAGCGACCAGGAGTTGGTTGAACTCTTACGGCAATTGAACATCGACATCGCCCGCCGAACGGTGGCCAAATACCGCGAGATGCTCGGGATTTTGTCTTCCTCAAAACGTAAGCGGTTATTTTAGCGAACAGGAGGCAGAAATGAAATCGATGATTACATTCCGGCACATGGCCGCAAGCCCCGCCGTGAAAGAATTTGTCACCGAGCGCCTCGAGAAGCTCGACCGTTTCGGGAACAAAGGCAAAGAGGCGCACGTCATTCTCGAGACTGAAAAATATATGCATCACGCCGAAGTCGTATTGTCGTCCAAGAATTTTAAGGCCCGGGGAAAGGCCTCGACGGGGGACATGTACGCCTCCATCGAAGAAGCCATCACGAAGGTGGAGAAAAGCCTCCGTAAGCACCATGACAAGAGTGTAAAAGCCAAGAACCACGCCGGCCGGGCTGCGGAAGCCGCATAGTTACTCTATCGTTGTCGGAATTCCCGGCGCGGGTATGCTTTTCCCATGCGCCGCTCATTCGTGTGCCTCTTTTTAGGTTTCGTGTTTCTCGGCTGCGACAAGCCGAAATCTCTCATCAATGAATTTGATGTAGACGAAGCTCCCCGAAACACATTCACCAAACTGGTGACTTCGATCTCCGGAAAGGGATTCGTCGTCAGTTCCGTCGACATGGCCGGAATGACGCTTGCTACGAACTGGAAGGAAATTGAGACCGACAATCTGAAAAAATTCGCGTTGCTTTCAGGTGACGTGCTTCATTACGATAAGGGCCGCGTGCGCTGTTCCATTGCGGTGACGGATCGTAATGGAAATGCCCACATTAAAATCGACGCGCAAGTGGAAGGGCTCTTCCACGGCAAACAGGCGGGGACGAGCGGGACGGGCAGTTCGGGTTGGTCGGCCGAGCGGAGTACCGGCGAATTCGAGAAGTCGCTGGTCAAAGAGGTTTCCGGCGGTTAGCGGTTTTCTCGTACAGACGGGACAGGCTTCTTTTTTCCAGGGACTTAGTGCTTCGATCCGTAAATACGGTGAGGCATCGAGGTTGTCGATGCGCCGCGTTCTTGGTGCCCGGCGACGGAGGCGTACCCGGAAAGTACGGCGAAGGAGACGGGTGCCAAGAACGGGGATGCAGCGACGACCGAATGCCATCGTATTTACGGATCGAGGCACTTAAGGTAGCTTCGGCGCCCATGAGGCTCAAGGACATGATCCAAGAGTCGCTGATTTTTCCGGAACTTCCGATGGAAGACAAAGCGGCCACACTCCGGCACATGGTGGACGGAGTGGCTCGGGTATTCCCGGAGCTCAAGGCCGAGGAATTGCTTGCGGTGATTATGGACCGGGAACGTTTGAGCTCCACGGGGATCGGCAGCGGAATAGCGATTCCTCATGCAAAATTAAGCTCGTGTCGCAGCCATATCGCGGCATTCGGGCGCAGCCGCGCCGGCATTTCCTTTGATTCGATCGACGGCAAACCGGTGCATCTGATTTTCCTGATCGCCGGGCCCGTCGGCGCGAACGAAGCGCATCTCAAAGCTCTGGCTCGCATTTCAAAGTTTTTGCACGACACGACGTTCCGGGACCGCTTGATGGTCGCAGAGAGCGCTCAACTGATTTATGAGGCGATTGCCGAGAAGGACGCTCAATATTAAATCATCTTTTCGCCAGCTTGGGGGGGTGAGATGAGGGCTGTGGTGATTTCCGGCCTCTCCGGCTCCGGGAAATCCTCCGCCGTGAAGGCCCTTGAGGATGCCGGTTACTTTTGCGTCGACAACCTCCCCGTGCCGGTTCTAGCGGCCTTTTTCGAACTTTCGGCTCAATCTTCCGAAGGGATTCAGAAACTCGCATTTGTGATCGATGCCCGGGACAAAAAGCATATCGGTAAGCTCCCCACAGCCCTGGATCAGTTGACGAAAAAGGGCCACATGTTCGAACTCGTGTTTTTGGAAGCTTCGGACGAAATTCTGGCCCGGCGATTCAGTGAGACCCGGCGGAGGCACCCCCTTTCCCCGGACGGGTCGGTGGCCGAGGGCGTTGCGATCGAGAAAAAACTGCTCGCGCCTCTTCGAAAAATCGCGAGCCACGTGATCGATACATCGGAACTGAATCCGAGGGATTTGCGGCAGAAGATGTTGCAGAGCGTACAGGCACCCAAGGAAGAAAACGCACTGGCGGTTCAGGTGACTTCCTTTGGTTTTAAGTACGGCCTTCCGGTGAACGCCGATATGGTTATGGATGTCCGCTTTCTCCCGAATCCGTTTTTTAAAGAAGAGCTAAAAGACCGAAGAGGAACCGATTCACGGGTGGTGGACTTCGTGCTCGCCCAAAAGGACACGATGGAGCTATTGGCTCTTTTCGAAAAGATGTTGAAATTTCTGCTTCCCCGTTTCGATCGGGAAGGAAAAAGTTATCTCCACCTGGCCGTCGGATGTACCGGAGGCCGGCATCGATCGGTTGTCATTGCAGGTCGGCTGGCGATGTCGATGGAAAAAATGGGCTATCACGTCACGCTTTCCCACAGGGATCTGGACCGTGATTGAACAGGAATCCCACAGTACCGATGAAGGCGTCTTGGAAGGAGAGGTCGTGATCGTCAATGAGCTTGGTTTGCACACGCGAACCGCCACGATTCTGGTGCAGTCGGCGCGCAAATTTGCGTCTTCGATCGAAGTGTCGATGGAGGGTGCCAGTGCCGACGGAAAGAGCCTTTTGGAACTTCTGACGTTGGGAGCGGGGAGAGGCAAGGTGCTTCGGCTCCGGGTCGCGGGTCCCGACCGGGACGAAGCATTTCAGACGCTCGCCCGTTTGATCGAACGCGGTTTTCAGGAAGAAGAGGTCCAGTGAGCGAAGCCGAACGCACGGTTCGGGGAATCGCCGCTTCACCCGGGATCGCACTCGGATTTGCCCACGTGCTCGACCAGGGGAAACTGACGATTCCCCATCGAACGTTGCCTCGAAAGGAAGTGGAAGGAGAGGTCGCGCGCTTCGACGAAACGCTCCGGTCCGTCAAAGAGCAGCTTCGCTATCTTCGAAAACGGGTCAACGATGAGCAGGGGGAAGAGCATGTCTATCTCGTGGACGCCCAAGTGTTGATGCTCGAAGACAAGAGCTTGACCGACGACACGCGCGAATTGATTCGGAGCCAACAAATCAACGTCGAATGGGCGCTTCAGAAAGCTCTCGAAAGATTCAAGACCTCGTTCGACAAGATCGACGACGAATATTTTCGGGATCGACGGAGCGATATCGATTACGTCGAGGAACGGCTTTTGCGCGCGCTTCTCGGGACGAAAGAACATCGTTACCTCTCCATCCAGCAGCAGACGGTCTTGATCGCGGCGGACCTGACGCCTTCCGATCTGACGAAGATCAACCGCGAGAATCTTGTCGCGATTCTCACCGACGTCGGAGGGCGGACATCGCACACGGCGATCATCGCGAGGTCTTTGGAGATCCCGTTCGTGACCGGATTCGGGGATCTATCCGTGCAGGTTCAGAACGGCGGCCGCGTGATTGTGGACGGCAACGAAGGGACGGCCGTCGTTCACCCCGCAACGAAGACGTGGTCCGCGTATCAGGAAAAAAAACAGCGATACATAGCCACGCGAAAAGAATTGTTGAAGAACCGGCACCACAAAGCGGAAACGAAAGATCAGTTTTCGGTTCACTTGAAAGCGAATATCGATCTGCTGGAGGAGCTTCCTTCCATGGTGGAGAACGGAGCCGAAGGGATAGGGATGTTGCGGACGGAGCATCTGTTTCTGGGCGGCTCGGTTCCGGTCTCCGAGGACGAACAGTTTGAAAAATACAAAGAAGCGGTTCTCAAAGCCAAAC
Proteins encoded in this window:
- the raiA gene encoding ribosome-associated translation inhibitor RaiA; amino-acid sequence: MKSMITFRHMAASPAVKEFVTERLEKLDRFGNKGKEAHVILETEKYMHHAEVVLSSKNFKARGKASTGDMYASIEEAITKVEKSLRKHHDKSVKAKNHAGRAAEAA
- a CDS encoding PTS sugar transporter subunit IIA codes for the protein MLRSVNTVRHRGCRCAAFLVPGDGGVPGKYGEGDGCQERGCSDDRMPSYLRIEALKVASAPMRLKDMIQESLIFPELPMEDKAATLRHMVDGVARVFPELKAEELLAVIMDRERLSSTGIGSGIAIPHAKLSSCRSHIAAFGRSRAGISFDSIDGKPVHLIFLIAGPVGANEAHLKALARISKFLHDTTFRDRLMVAESAQLIYEAIAEKDAQY
- the rapZ gene encoding RNase adapter RapZ → MRAVVISGLSGSGKSSAVKALEDAGYFCVDNLPVPVLAAFFELSAQSSEGIQKLAFVIDARDKKHIGKLPTALDQLTKKGHMFELVFLEASDEILARRFSETRRRHPLSPDGSVAEGVAIEKKLLAPLRKIASHVIDTSELNPRDLRQKMLQSVQAPKEENALAVQVTSFGFKYGLPVNADMVMDVRFLPNPFFKEELKDRRGTDSRVVDFVLAQKDTMELLALFEKMLKFLLPRFDREGKSYLHLAVGCTGGRHRSVVIAGRLAMSMEKMGYHVTLSHRDLDRD
- a CDS encoding HPr family phosphocarrier protein, which encodes MIEQESHSTDEGVLEGEVVIVNELGLHTRTATILVQSARKFASSIEVSMEGASADGKSLLELLTLGAGRGKVLRLRVAGPDRDEAFQTLARLIERGFQEEEVQ
- the ptsP gene encoding phosphoenolpyruvate--protein phosphotransferase; its protein translation is MSEAERTVRGIAASPGIALGFAHVLDQGKLTIPHRTLPRKEVEGEVARFDETLRSVKEQLRYLRKRVNDEQGEEHVYLVDAQVLMLEDKSLTDDTRELIRSQQINVEWALQKALERFKTSFDKIDDEYFRDRRSDIDYVEERLLRALLGTKEHRYLSIQQQTVLIAADLTPSDLTKINRENLVAILTDVGGRTSHTAIIARSLEIPFVTGFGDLSVQVQNGGRVIVDGNEGTAVVHPATKTWSAYQEKKQRYIATRKELLKNRHHKAETKDQFSVHLKANIDLLEELPSMVENGAEGIGMLRTEHLFLGGSVPVSEDEQFEKYKEAVLKAKPHEAVIRLLDLPGDELFYPPSSGPSLHKNPALGLRGVRFLLHEKEIFSVQVRAILRASAFGKAAVLYPMVSTVGEVRLANQWLAEIMQDLKARNIPFDPDLRIGAMIEVPSAALCAEKLAQEVDFFSIGTNDLVQYAMGVDRSNELVADLYDPFHSAVIQLLRSIIEKGHKAGIEVGVCGEVACEPLYVPLLVAMECNFLSMNTAAIPFIKEIVRELTIGEAKQWLAEVADLDRPADVRRQISDRLSGRLRTLAS